The following coding sequences lie in one Macadamia integrifolia cultivar HAES 741 unplaced genomic scaffold, SCU_Mint_v3 scaffold2196, whole genome shotgun sequence genomic window:
- the LOC122066024 gene encoding signaling peptide TAXIMIN 2, translated as MGDCRPLGFLIGLPFALVALVLSLVAMIVWVLGSVLSCLCPCCICCTGIANLAMEIVQLPVKVIKWFTDQIPC; from the exons ATGGGAGATTGTCGACCTCTGGGTTTCTTGATTGGGTTGCCCTTCGCCCTCGTTGCATTGGTTTTATCCCTCGTGGCCATGATCGTATGGGTTCTTGG GTCGGTGTTGAGTTGCTTGTGCCCATGTTGCATATGTTGTACTGGGATTGCTAATTTGGCAATGGAGATTGTGCAGCTTCCTGTTAAAGTGATTAAATGGTTCACAGATCAGATTCCTTGTTAA